The sequence GGAACCTTCCTGAGGGACTCCTCAAGCTTCTCCAGGTATTTCTCATCGGCTGTTCCGAGGACCCTCGCGAGTTCGATGGCAAGCATTGTCAAAACGGCAAGCTGGGTCGTGTACGTTTTGGTCGCGGCAACTCCGATTTCCGGCCCTGCGTGGGTGTAGAGGGTCAAATCCGCTATCCTCGTCGCCATGCTCCCTACAACGTTGACTATGGCCAGAACCTTTGCTCCCTTCCTCTTGGCAAGCTTCATCGCCGCTAACGTGTCCGCTGTTTCCCCGCTCTGAGTTATCGCTATTACGAGGGAGTTCTCATCAACAAGCTCTTCGAACTCGTAGCGGAACTCACTTGCATCCTCAACTACTGGAACCTTCTTTGCGAGCCTCTGGAGGAGGTATTTACCCACGAGGCCGGCGTGATAGGAGGTTCCCATGGCTACTATGAAGATTTTCTCATACTTAGCTATCTCTCTTGCAACTTCCCCTATAACCTTGGCGTTGCCGTGGATAGCGTCCCTCAGGACCCTCGGCTGTTCGAATATCTCCTTGAGCATGAAGTGTGGGAAGCCGGACTTCTCGGCCATCTCAAGCGTCCAGTTTATAGTTTTTACCTCCTTCTCGACTTTCTCACCTGTTTCGAGTCTCTTCACGACCCAGGAGTCCTTCGTAACTACCGCATACTCCATGTCGTCGAGGAAAACAACCCTGTTCGTGTACTCAAGGAAAGCTGGGACATCACTTGCCCCAAAGGTCTCGCCATCTCCGATTCCGAGAACGAGGGGGCTCTCGTTCCTGACAAAGTAGAGCTTATCCGGTTCCTTCGTGTAGATTATACCGAGGGCGAAGGAACCCTTAAGCCTGAGAAGGGCCTTTCTAAGGGCTTCCTCAAAGTTCTCGCTCGATTTGAGCTCTTCCTCGATGAGGTGGGCTATAACTTCGGTATCGGTGTCGCTCTCGAAGGTGTGACCCTTTTGGAGCAACTCCTTCTTCAGCTCAGCAAAGTTCTCGATGATGCCGTTGTGGACGAGCGCTATCCTTCCCGTGCAGTCCTTCTGAGGGTGAGCGTTAATATCGTTTGGAACGCCGTGGGTCGCCCAGCGGGTGTGGCCAACACCCCGTTTACCGGGCATGTCGAGGATGTTAAGCTTTTCAACGACCTCATCAACCCTTCCGGCGCCCTTCTTTATGTAGAGCTTTCCGTTTTCCTCGGTTACAACGCCAACGGAATCGTAACCTCGATACTCGAGCCTTTTCAGGCCCTTAACGATGACTTCACATGCCCTTCTCTCGCCTATGTAACCTATGATTCCACACATGGGCACCTCACCCAACTTACTCTTTTCCCCGATAAACCCCGGAAGTTAAAAGCTTTCCTAAGAAAGTTGAACCATCAGAAAAGCCTTTATATTCGGTTTTCAATCTTTAACCGGGTGAACCGATGGACAGAAAGCTCGACGAGTTCCTCGGGGACACAAAACCTAAGGCAAAATCCAGCGAGAAGCCAAGAAGGAAGAAAAAGCGCCTTAAATCAACGAACCTCGACTCATTTCTGCCCGAAGAGCACGTAAACTACTTCAAACAGCTTAGAATTGGTTCCAAGAAGATTAGAAACGCGAAGATAGAGGAGCTATAGTCCCTCCGCTATAACCGCTTTCTCACCGACCCTGAAGACGAAGGCCCTTTTATTTCCTTTCAGATTCGCCTCTATGCGCCTTCTGATTTTCCAGTACTCCTCCTGCGGGACGCTTACCTTAAGGGTCGCCCTTCCGTAGCCCTCTCTTCTGAGGAAGTCGTTTATCCTAACAGGGTGGAAGGGCAGGACGGCAACTACCGAGTATGTTCTCTTAAGGTAGGGGCTTTTAACCGGCTCGTCACCGGTAGCTAAAACACGCCTCTTCTCCCTCAGGAGCATCTCGGCTTTAACGGGAAGTTCGTGAAAGAGTTCGTTGAGCAAATCCGCGTAGTCTATTGCCTGCGGTATCTCGTAGAGGTATTCACCGGGCTCTTCAGTCCATTCAACGATGTCCTCAAGGTTCGGGTTGCTCTCC is a genomic window of Thermococcus sp. containing:
- the glmS gene encoding glutamine--fructose-6-phosphate transaminase (isomerizing); amino-acid sequence: MCGIIGYIGERRACEVIVKGLKRLEYRGYDSVGVVTEENGKLYIKKGAGRVDEVVEKLNILDMPGKRGVGHTRWATHGVPNDINAHPQKDCTGRIALVHNGIIENFAELKKELLQKGHTFESDTDTEVIAHLIEEELKSSENFEEALRKALLRLKGSFALGIIYTKEPDKLYFVRNESPLVLGIGDGETFGASDVPAFLEYTNRVVFLDDMEYAVVTKDSWVVKRLETGEKVEKEVKTINWTLEMAEKSGFPHFMLKEIFEQPRVLRDAIHGNAKVIGEVAREIAKYEKIFIVAMGTSYHAGLVGKYLLQRLAKKVPVVEDASEFRYEFEELVDENSLVIAITQSGETADTLAAMKLAKRKGAKVLAIVNVVGSMATRIADLTLYTHAGPEIGVAATKTYTTQLAVLTMLAIELARVLGTADEKYLEKLEESLRKVPDLVEDVLNLNEPLRELAENLMEKRDFFYIGRGIGVPTALEGALKLKEISYIHAEGLSAGELKHGPLALIEEGVPVVAIAPSGKTFDKMLGNIEEAKARGAYVISLGSSERLREVSDVFLKMPELDEMLTPILYIVPLQLLAYHLAVLRGNDPDKPRNLAKSVTVE
- a CDS encoding PCNA-inhibitor — encoded protein: MDRKLDEFLGDTKPKAKSSEKPRRKKKRLKSTNLDSFLPEEHVNYFKQLRIGSKKIRNAKIEEL